In Myxococcus stipitatus, the following are encoded in one genomic region:
- a CDS encoding ABC transporter permease has product MSAPVETSSAGAGPQAMVVGELAEARASGFEAFQERWGDRLNPLVVKEVRQGLRTRVFWVCFGLMLVACVVLSLIAFVETRDSAFTQHGQGFFLAYFTCLSVVHFIVIPYSAYRSLAREREDDTWVLLVLTGLGPRKILRGKMLSYLVQAGLYASAVGPFLLFSYYLNGISLPNILTVLGLGGAWLMFLTVVAVCAATLADGRMGRALVHFVVLGALASGWGSVMISTGVWLESGSRSLRLGDLTQTVVILLTWMFLEGWLLFEVAASRLSLSTEDYTRGPRRAVVGQMAVALVGGLLLWWNAGFDVEVAEIFGVVGAVHLGLVSLFMATDVDGQARALRAVTGPFSLFKPGALRGFRLAVLLLMGWCAVWLGIELGWGDGLTKSIIGRMLTVVMPAYILIYLSLGILVGRMGGTDRFSSPGALRLLVLVLMGLGSGVPPLVAALLGLDTTHVHLNLLNPVVGMNLFSTTDYDDGVTSPLMSWQQVDTVVVVALILAFLADRVLSAREKWAHRS; this is encoded by the coding sequence ATGAGCGCGCCCGTGGAGACGTCCTCGGCGGGAGCCGGGCCCCAGGCGATGGTGGTGGGCGAGCTCGCGGAGGCGCGCGCCTCTGGCTTCGAGGCCTTCCAGGAGCGGTGGGGAGACCGGCTCAACCCGCTGGTGGTGAAGGAGGTCCGGCAGGGGCTTCGCACCCGGGTCTTCTGGGTCTGCTTCGGCCTGATGTTGGTGGCGTGTGTCGTGCTGTCGCTCATCGCGTTCGTCGAGACACGTGACTCGGCCTTCACCCAGCACGGGCAGGGTTTCTTCCTCGCGTACTTCACCTGCCTGTCGGTGGTGCACTTCATCGTCATTCCGTACAGCGCGTACCGCTCGCTGGCGCGAGAGCGCGAGGACGACACGTGGGTGCTCCTGGTCCTGACGGGACTGGGGCCTCGCAAGATTCTGCGAGGCAAGATGTTGTCCTACCTGGTGCAGGCGGGACTGTATGCCTCGGCGGTGGGGCCCTTCCTGTTGTTCAGTTACTACCTCAACGGGATTTCACTGCCGAACATCCTCACGGTGCTGGGGTTGGGGGGCGCGTGGTTGATGTTCCTGACGGTGGTGGCCGTGTGTGCCGCGACGTTGGCGGACGGCCGGATGGGCCGCGCGTTGGTCCACTTCGTGGTGCTGGGCGCGCTGGCCTCGGGCTGGGGCTCGGTGATGATCAGCACGGGCGTGTGGCTGGAGTCGGGCTCCCGCTCGCTGCGGTTGGGGGACCTGACGCAGACCGTGGTCATCCTGTTGACTTGGATGTTCCTGGAGGGATGGCTGCTGTTCGAGGTGGCCGCGTCCCGGCTGTCGCTCTCCACGGAGGACTACACCCGGGGGCCTCGGCGCGCGGTGGTGGGGCAGATGGCGGTGGCTCTCGTCGGAGGCCTCCTTCTCTGGTGGAATGCGGGCTTCGACGTCGAGGTGGCGGAGATTTTCGGCGTCGTGGGGGCGGTGCATCTGGGGCTCGTGTCCCTCTTCATGGCGACGGATGTGGATGGGCAGGCGCGCGCCCTGCGCGCGGTCACCGGGCCCTTCTCCCTGTTCAAGCCCGGTGCGCTGCGAGGCTTCCGGCTGGCCGTGTTGTTGCTGATGGGGTGGTGCGCGGTGTGGCTGGGAATCGAGCTCGGCTGGGGTGATGGGCTCACGAAGTCCATCATCGGGCGGATGCTGACGGTGGTGATGCCGGCGTACATCCTCATCTACCTGTCGCTGGGCATCCTGGTGGGACGGATGGGGGGGACTGACCGGTTCTCCTCGCCCGGTGCGCTGCGGTTGTTGGTGTTGGTGCTGATGGGCCTCGGGTCTGGAGTGCCTCCGTTGGTGGCGGCGCTCCTGGGGCTCGACACCACCCATGTCCACCTGAACCTCCTGAACCCCGTGGTGGGGATGAACCTCTTCAGCACCACCGACTATGACGATGGTGTGACCAGCCCCCTCATGTCGTGGCAGCAGGTGGACACCGTGGTGGTGGTAGCGCTGATACTGGCTTTCCTGGCGGACCGGGTGCTGAGCGCGCGTGAGAAGTGGGCGCATCGGTCGTGA
- a CDS encoding DoxX family protein encodes MSFSVLLVGFFLLLHLPPLRRWPSLCTPARRAAVAAGLFFIGAGAMHFVMPARYDAMIPPQLPWPRLWTLLSGALEVAGGVGLLFPRTRKHAALGLAALLLAILPANIHEAVANQASHVLPFPDWYFWLRIPFQLVYVAWVMWAGGLWPARTRAGDPVTG; translated from the coding sequence ATGTCCTTCTCCGTGCTCCTCGTCGGCTTCTTCCTGCTGCTCCACCTGCCTCCCCTTCGCCGGTGGCCCTCTCTCTGCACTCCCGCCCGGCGCGCCGCGGTGGCGGCGGGGTTGTTCTTCATCGGCGCGGGGGCCATGCACTTCGTCATGCCCGCGCGCTACGACGCGATGATTCCGCCGCAGCTCCCGTGGCCCCGGCTGTGGACGCTGTTGTCGGGCGCGCTGGAGGTCGCGGGCGGCGTGGGGTTGCTGTTCCCGAGGACCCGGAAGCACGCCGCCCTGGGGCTCGCCGCGCTGCTTCTGGCCATCCTCCCCGCCAACATCCACGAGGCGGTGGCGAACCAGGCCTCCCACGTGCTGCCGTTCCCGGACTGGTACTTCTGGCTGCGCATCCCCTTCCAGCTCGTCTACGTCGCCTGGGTGATGTGGGCCGGCGGACTGTGGCCGGCCAGAACCCGTGCGGGCGACCCCGTCACTGGTTAG
- a CDS encoding AraC family transcriptional regulator — MLLARPADLAPRAPWPDMPLVVWPAALALWGPGEMSSKHAHHAMHLMFRREGTLSLRVGTAKADTRAAGILVGPDVSHSVDARGGDVLLLFVEPESQDGVRLHASLTGEVRLFDEAERDTLLASLPREGPLPHAAVGPWMESTLAALAGPSQASPSRMHPRVRKLLRHLRAEPAPDDTSLETLSQVAGLSSGRLMHVFTESTGVPLRPYLLWLKLQRSAGAIAAGRSLGEAAHAAGFSDAAHLTRTFRRMFGTAPSLLQRRSQFVQARARTSEAS; from the coding sequence ATGCTGCTCGCCCGCCCCGCAGACCTCGCGCCTCGCGCTCCCTGGCCCGATATGCCGCTGGTGGTGTGGCCCGCGGCGCTCGCGCTCTGGGGCCCGGGCGAGATGTCGTCGAAGCACGCGCACCACGCGATGCACCTGATGTTCCGGCGGGAGGGCACGCTGTCCCTCCGCGTGGGCACGGCCAAGGCGGACACCCGCGCCGCGGGAATCCTCGTGGGGCCGGATGTCTCCCACTCCGTGGATGCGCGTGGAGGCGACGTCCTCCTGCTCTTCGTCGAGCCGGAGAGCCAGGACGGCGTCCGGCTGCATGCATCGCTCACCGGCGAGGTGCGCCTGTTCGACGAGGCCGAGCGCGACACCCTGCTCGCCAGCCTGCCACGCGAGGGCCCGTTGCCTCACGCGGCCGTGGGCCCATGGATGGAGTCCACGCTCGCGGCCCTGGCGGGTCCTTCCCAGGCCTCGCCGTCCCGCATGCACCCGCGCGTGCGCAAGCTGCTGCGCCACCTGCGCGCGGAGCCCGCGCCGGACGACACGTCGCTGGAGACGCTGTCGCAAGTGGCCGGGCTGTCCTCGGGGCGGCTGATGCATGTCTTCACCGAGTCCACCGGTGTGCCGCTGCGGCCCTATCTGCTCTGGCTGAAGCTCCAGCGGTCCGCGGGAGCGATTGCCGCGGGCCGGTCGCTGGGCGAGGCCGCACACGCCGCGGGCTTCTCCGACGCGGCCCACCTCACGCGCACCTTCCGCCGCATGTTCGGCACCGCGCCCTCGCTGCTTCAACGTCGCAGCCAGTTCGTTCAAGCCCGAGCCCGGACCTCCGAAGCATCTTGA
- a CDS encoding HAD family hydrolase: MTTVEAETEPLREDSNRPGALAPMLLVLDLDETLIHAREQPLAHAADFEVMGYHVYARPHLERFIVECAARFRLAVWSAGTDDYVRAIVGRIFPPAHRPELVWGRSRCTWAVDRARVREEGFLDPAIHCGYVKKLGKLKRRGFRLERVLIVDDTPAKCVHNYGNAIYVRPFEGALDDEVLPVLSRYLDTFTDVPDVRRLEKRGWWRAGA; this comes from the coding sequence ATGACAACCGTTGAGGCCGAGACAGAGCCGCTACGAGAGGACTCGAATCGTCCGGGCGCGCTGGCGCCGATGCTCCTGGTGCTGGACCTGGATGAGACGTTGATTCACGCGCGCGAGCAGCCGTTGGCGCACGCGGCGGACTTCGAGGTGATGGGCTACCACGTCTACGCGCGGCCTCACCTGGAGCGCTTCATTGTCGAGTGCGCGGCGCGCTTCCGCCTCGCCGTCTGGTCCGCCGGGACGGATGACTATGTGCGGGCCATCGTCGGGCGCATCTTCCCTCCCGCGCATCGGCCCGAGCTCGTCTGGGGACGCAGCCGGTGCACCTGGGCCGTGGACCGCGCGCGCGTGCGGGAAGAGGGCTTCCTGGACCCGGCCATTCACTGCGGCTACGTGAAGAAGCTGGGCAAGTTGAAGCGGCGGGGCTTCCGGCTGGAGCGGGTCCTCATCGTGGACGACACCCCGGCCAAGTGTGTCCACAACTACGGCAACGCCATCTACGTGCGTCCCTTCGAGGGCGCGCTGGACGACGAGGTGTTGCCGGTGTTGTCCCGCTACCTGGACACATTCACGGACGTGCCGGATGTGCGGCGGTTGGAGAAGCGGGGATGGTGGCGGGCAGGTGCTTGA
- a CDS encoding ABC transporter ATP-binding protein: MSVLLEVKGLRRDYGALRAVDDVTFQLEAGSILGFIGPNGAGKSTTLRILATLDAPTAGEVLLGGHSLVDTPDRVRPLIGYMPDRYGTYDDVTVYEFLDFFARAYGLTGAKRRQRVDSVMGFTGLGPLADKLTTALSKGMRQRVALGRTLLHDPQLLLLDEPADGLDPRARIELRELLRALADQGKAVIISSHILTELAEICDTCAIIEQGRLLATGKVGDILQQGTSVTALELSVRFAVGADADAVWSRAERLLLEQPRVARVSREADSLRVSLELEQGVEVKPPDAAAALLAVLVTAGLPVCAFGPRERNLEDAFMTVTKGRLA; this comes from the coding sequence ATGAGTGTGTTGTTGGAGGTGAAGGGGTTGCGGCGCGACTACGGCGCGCTGCGGGCCGTGGATGACGTGACGTTCCAACTGGAGGCCGGCAGCATCCTGGGCTTCATCGGCCCCAATGGCGCGGGCAAGAGCACCACGCTGCGCATCCTGGCCACGTTGGACGCGCCCACGGCGGGAGAGGTGTTGCTCGGCGGGCACTCGCTGGTGGACACGCCGGACCGGGTGCGTCCGCTCATCGGCTACATGCCCGACCGGTATGGCACCTATGACGACGTCACCGTCTACGAGTTCCTGGACTTCTTCGCGCGGGCGTATGGCCTGACGGGCGCGAAGCGGCGTCAACGCGTGGACTCGGTGATGGGCTTCACGGGGCTGGGGCCACTTGCGGACAAGCTCACCACGGCGTTGTCGAAGGGCATGCGGCAGCGCGTGGCGTTGGGGCGCACGCTGCTCCACGACCCGCAGCTGTTGCTCCTGGACGAGCCCGCGGACGGCTTGGACCCGCGCGCCCGAATCGAACTGCGCGAGCTGCTGCGCGCGCTGGCGGACCAGGGCAAGGCGGTCATCATCTCCAGCCACATCCTCACGGAGCTGGCGGAAATCTGTGACACGTGCGCCATCATCGAGCAGGGGCGCCTGCTCGCGACGGGCAAGGTGGGGGACATCCTCCAGCAGGGCACCAGCGTCACCGCGCTGGAGTTGTCGGTGCGGTTCGCGGTGGGGGCGGACGCGGACGCGGTGTGGTCGCGCGCGGAGCGGCTGTTGTTGGAGCAGCCGCGCGTGGCGCGAGTCTCGCGAGAGGCCGACTCCCTGCGCGTGAGCCTGGAGCTGGAGCAAGGGGTCGAGGTGAAGCCCCCGGATGCGGCGGCGGCGCTGTTGGCGGTGCTGGTGACGGCGGGCCTGCCGGTGTGTGCTTTTGGCCCGAGAGAGCGCAACCTCGAGGACGCGTTCATGACGGTGACGAAGGGGAGGTTGGCATGA
- a CDS encoding DUF58 domain-containing protein → MSDAWDEAAVGRLVPGLSLALPRGPHRGRVGEVRATSVGGSLELHDFRAYQPGDDLRQLDWNAVARTDELILRVRQEEVSPRVEVVLDGSRSMALSPRKGACAREVALLTCEVGARQGLSPTLMVTGVRPERMQGPACREVLRRLEFDARDDLSSALARLPPPRPCGLRVVVSDFLFEADLSALAARLSRGAAGVFLVQVLDAEDVEPSGGEGARLVDSESGAALEELLTEEVLAAYARRFAEHQRQLRAAASRARGVLLTAEATQPLASLVKGPLRPLFVGGGGA, encoded by the coding sequence GTGAGCGACGCCTGGGACGAAGCCGCGGTGGGGCGGCTGGTGCCGGGGCTGTCCCTGGCGCTGCCGCGCGGTCCTCATCGCGGACGCGTGGGAGAGGTCCGAGCCACGTCCGTGGGCGGCTCGCTGGAGCTGCATGACTTCCGCGCGTATCAGCCGGGAGATGACCTGCGGCAGCTCGATTGGAACGCGGTGGCGAGGACCGATGAGCTCATCCTGCGTGTGCGTCAGGAAGAGGTGTCTCCTCGGGTGGAGGTGGTGCTGGATGGGTCTCGCTCCATGGCGTTGTCGCCGCGCAAGGGCGCGTGTGCCCGCGAGGTGGCGCTGCTGACGTGTGAGGTCGGCGCGAGGCAAGGGCTGAGTCCCACGTTGATGGTGACGGGTGTGCGGCCGGAGCGGATGCAGGGACCCGCGTGCCGGGAGGTGTTGCGGCGGTTGGAGTTCGATGCACGCGACGACCTATCGTCCGCGCTGGCGCGGCTGCCTCCACCGAGGCCCTGTGGGCTGCGCGTGGTGGTGAGTGACTTCCTGTTCGAGGCGGACCTGTCGGCGCTGGCGGCCCGGCTGTCTCGTGGCGCGGCGGGGGTCTTCCTGGTGCAGGTGCTGGACGCGGAGGACGTGGAGCCGTCGGGAGGGGAAGGGGCTCGGTTGGTGGATTCGGAGAGTGGCGCGGCGTTGGAGGAGTTGCTGACGGAGGAGGTGTTGGCCGCGTATGCGCGGCGCTTCGCGGAGCATCAGCGTCAGTTGCGGGCCGCGGCGTCGCGCGCGAGAGGAGTGTTGCTGACGGCCGAGGCCACGCAGCCGCTGGCTTCGTTGGTGAAGGGGCCGCTGCGTCCGCTTTTTGTCGGTGGAGGTGGCGCGTGA
- a CDS encoding AAA family ATPase, translating to MAAELLSPAEAQGAAEVATRLKEHLNTVLLDQESVVEQVVVAVLARGHVLLEGLPGLGKTELCKSLARLLALPFRRIQFTPDLLPGDITGTYVLEGEGRRDFVFREGPLFASLVLADEINRSSPKTQAALLEAMQERRVTVLGQTRPLPDPFFVLATQNPIELEGTYPLPEAQLDRFLFRIQVPPVGAKTLRTLLTTRVRGAPPELSPVLDAEGLARLFAASDRVHLPGPVADFIGRLVEATDPRQPSAPEAVRRFVRYGASPRAALALAAAGRARALLGGRPNVGFDDVVATAAAVLNHRLVLAYEASLEKVSSPDVVRTLLQAVPEVPRD from the coding sequence GTGGCAGCGGAGCTTCTCAGTCCCGCCGAGGCCCAGGGGGCCGCGGAGGTCGCGACCCGACTCAAGGAGCACCTGAACACGGTGCTGTTGGACCAGGAGTCGGTCGTCGAGCAGGTGGTCGTCGCGGTGCTCGCGCGGGGACACGTGCTCCTGGAGGGTTTGCCAGGCCTGGGCAAGACGGAGCTGTGCAAGTCGTTGGCGCGGTTGCTCGCGCTGCCGTTCCGCCGCATCCAGTTCACCCCGGACCTGTTGCCCGGCGACATCACCGGCACCTACGTGCTGGAGGGAGAGGGCCGCCGTGACTTCGTCTTCCGCGAGGGGCCCCTCTTCGCGAGCCTGGTGCTGGCGGACGAAATCAACCGCTCCAGCCCGAAGACGCAGGCCGCGCTGCTGGAGGCGATGCAGGAGCGCCGCGTGACGGTGCTCGGCCAGACGCGTCCCTTGCCGGACCCGTTCTTCGTCCTCGCGACGCAGAACCCCATCGAGCTGGAGGGCACCTACCCGCTTCCCGAGGCGCAGCTGGACCGCTTCCTCTTCCGCATCCAGGTGCCACCCGTGGGCGCGAAGACGTTGCGCACGTTGCTCACCACGCGCGTGCGCGGCGCTCCGCCGGAGCTGTCGCCGGTGTTGGACGCGGAGGGGCTCGCGCGCTTGTTCGCCGCGTCCGACCGGGTCCACCTGCCCGGCCCGGTGGCGGACTTCATTGGCCGCCTGGTGGAGGCCACGGACCCGCGACAGCCCTCCGCGCCGGAGGCCGTCCGCCGCTTCGTGCGCTACGGCGCGAGCCCTCGCGCGGCGCTCGCGCTCGCGGCGGCGGGACGTGCGCGGGCGCTGTTGGGTGGCCGCCCCAACGTGGGCTTCGATGACGTGGTGGCCACCGCGGCGGCCGTGCTCAACCATCGGCTGGTGTTGGCGTACGAGGCCTCGCTGGAGAAGGTGTCTTCTCCAGACGTGGTGCGCACGCTCCTCCAGGCGGTGCCCGAGGTGCCGCGTGACTAG
- a CDS encoding aldo/keto reductase family protein codes for MHFRHLGRSGLAVSEISFGNWLTHGSQVEEEAALACVKAALDVGITTFDTADVYAGTRAEAVLGRALKGQRRAGYELFTKVYWPTGPGKNDSGLSRKHIMESIHGSLSRLQTDYVDLYQAHRFDNATPLEETMLAFADIVRQGKALYIGVSEWTADQIRLGAAMARELRIPFISNQPQYSMLWRVIEAQVIPASLEEGLGQIVWSPMAMGVLTGKYLPGKPPPAGSRATDPSGSRFIARFMKEDVLTRVQQLRPLAQDAGLTMAQLAVAWVLQNKGVSSAIIGASRPEQVLDTAKAAGVKLEPELMRRIDEVLGPIVERDPALTETPDRKI; via the coding sequence ATGCACTTCCGTCACCTTGGCCGCAGTGGTCTGGCTGTCAGTGAGATTTCCTTCGGCAACTGGCTCACCCATGGCTCGCAGGTGGAAGAGGAGGCGGCGCTCGCGTGCGTGAAGGCCGCGTTGGACGTGGGCATCACCACGTTCGACACGGCGGACGTGTACGCGGGCACCCGCGCGGAGGCCGTGCTGGGCCGCGCGCTGAAGGGACAGCGCCGCGCCGGCTATGAGCTGTTCACCAAGGTGTACTGGCCCACGGGCCCCGGGAAGAATGACTCGGGCCTGTCGCGCAAGCACATCATGGAGTCCATCCACGGCTCGCTCTCGCGGCTCCAGACGGATTACGTGGACCTGTACCAGGCGCACCGCTTCGACAACGCCACGCCGCTGGAGGAGACGATGCTCGCCTTCGCGGACATCGTCCGGCAGGGCAAGGCCCTCTACATCGGCGTCTCCGAGTGGACCGCGGACCAGATTCGCCTCGGCGCCGCGATGGCGCGCGAGCTGCGCATCCCCTTCATCTCCAACCAGCCGCAGTACTCCATGCTCTGGCGCGTCATCGAGGCGCAGGTCATCCCCGCGTCGCTCGAGGAGGGGCTCGGGCAGATTGTGTGGTCGCCCATGGCGATGGGCGTGCTCACCGGCAAGTACCTGCCGGGCAAGCCTCCTCCGGCGGGCAGCCGCGCCACGGACCCGTCGGGCTCGCGCTTCATCGCGCGCTTCATGAAGGAGGACGTGCTCACACGCGTGCAGCAACTTCGCCCGCTCGCGCAGGACGCGGGCCTCACCATGGCGCAGCTCGCGGTCGCCTGGGTGTTGCAGAACAAGGGCGTCTCCTCCGCCATCATCGGCGCCTCGCGTCCTGAGCAGGTGCTGGACACCGCGAAGGCCGCGGGCGTGAAGCTGGAGCCGGAGCTGATGCGCCGCATCGACGAGGTGCTCGGCCCCATCGTCGAGCGCGACCCCGCGCTCACCGAAACGCCCGACCGGAAAATCTAG
- a CDS encoding alpha-amylase family glycosyl hydrolase: MRENKQGEARRPRKDFSETACKARGNEVVQRTARSRAAPELFGPADQLQVPDFLTTFVPLEPSPEPSWRPGMGAIPYDGGTTFRVWAPYAQRVQVVGDFSHWHAVELAREPSGNFSRDITGAGNGQQYQFIIQGRYGDWRWRNDPRASDVTHSTGNSVILDHRDFLWRYDGSFQMPALHEAVIYELHIGTFHDSPGWGPGHWLSAIDKLDYLRELGVNLVELMPSAEFAGDFSWGYNPTFPFAPESSYGTPNDLKRFVDEAHRRGIGVIMDVVYNHLGPSDLPHWDFDGETLGRGGVYFYPDWRASTPWGDTRPDYGRHEVRDYLRDNALMWLREYHMDGLRVDATKEIRTTSGVDNPAGWELLRTLTEAVKREFPWKLLIAEDMAANPAVTHPQGAGFDAQWDAAFVHPMRAALIAPFDEWRDLSAVRDALTFRYNGQSTQRIVYTESHDEVANGRSRLPTEVSPYNPGDVLAKKKALLGAVLTLTAPGIPMLFMGQEFLEDGHFDDGEPLDWSKAGWFGGILQAHRDLIHLRRNWHDTTAGLRGEHVHVFHLNHDDKVLAFHRWENGGPGDDVVVIVNLGHRAFSGYSLGLPSDGPWRVRFNSDWQGYSPDFSNTPVHDVWGEWSGRDGMPASGQLSIGAYSAVILSRDRG, encoded by the coding sequence ATGCGAGAGAACAAGCAAGGCGAGGCGCGACGGCCTCGCAAGGACTTCAGCGAGACCGCGTGCAAGGCGCGCGGCAACGAAGTGGTGCAGCGCACCGCGCGCTCTCGCGCCGCGCCGGAGTTGTTCGGTCCCGCAGACCAGCTCCAGGTCCCGGACTTCCTCACCACCTTCGTCCCGCTGGAGCCCTCTCCGGAGCCGTCATGGCGTCCAGGCATGGGAGCCATTCCCTACGACGGAGGCACCACCTTCCGGGTCTGGGCCCCCTATGCGCAGCGCGTGCAGGTGGTGGGCGACTTCAGCCACTGGCACGCGGTGGAGCTCGCCCGCGAGCCCTCGGGCAACTTCTCGCGAGACATCACTGGCGCGGGCAATGGCCAGCAGTACCAGTTCATCATCCAGGGCCGCTATGGCGACTGGCGCTGGCGCAATGACCCCCGCGCGTCCGACGTGACGCACTCCACGGGCAACAGCGTCATCCTGGACCATCGCGACTTCCTCTGGCGCTATGACGGCTCGTTCCAGATGCCGGCGCTCCACGAGGCCGTCATCTACGAGCTGCACATCGGCACGTTCCACGACTCACCGGGCTGGGGACCGGGTCACTGGCTGAGCGCCATCGACAAGCTCGACTACCTGCGCGAGCTGGGCGTCAACCTGGTGGAGCTGATGCCCTCGGCCGAGTTCGCCGGTGACTTCTCCTGGGGCTACAACCCCACCTTCCCCTTCGCGCCGGAGAGTTCCTACGGCACGCCCAACGACTTGAAGCGCTTCGTGGACGAGGCCCACCGGCGAGGCATCGGCGTCATCATGGACGTCGTCTACAACCACCTGGGTCCCAGCGACCTGCCGCACTGGGACTTCGACGGCGAGACGCTGGGCCGGGGCGGCGTGTACTTCTATCCGGACTGGCGGGCCAGCACGCCCTGGGGTGACACGCGCCCGGACTACGGCCGCCACGAGGTGCGCGACTACCTGCGGGACAACGCGCTGATGTGGCTGCGCGAGTACCACATGGATGGCCTGCGCGTGGATGCGACGAAGGAGATTCGCACCACCAGCGGCGTGGACAACCCGGCGGGCTGGGAGCTCTTGCGCACCCTCACCGAGGCGGTGAAGCGAGAGTTCCCGTGGAAGCTCCTCATCGCCGAGGACATGGCCGCCAACCCCGCGGTCACCCACCCGCAGGGAGCGGGCTTCGACGCGCAGTGGGACGCGGCCTTCGTGCATCCGATGCGGGCCGCGCTCATCGCGCCCTTCGACGAGTGGCGGGACTTGAGCGCCGTCCGCGACGCGCTGACGTTCCGCTACAACGGCCAGAGCACGCAGCGCATCGTCTACACGGAGAGCCACGACGAGGTGGCCAACGGCCGCAGCCGGCTGCCCACGGAGGTGTCGCCGTACAACCCGGGGGATGTGCTCGCGAAGAAGAAGGCCCTCCTGGGCGCGGTGCTGACGCTCACCGCGCCGGGCATCCCCATGCTCTTCATGGGGCAGGAGTTCCTGGAGGACGGCCACTTCGACGACGGCGAGCCGCTCGACTGGAGCAAGGCCGGGTGGTTCGGCGGCATCCTCCAGGCGCACCGGGACCTCATCCACCTGCGCCGCAACTGGCACGACACCACCGCGGGCCTGCGCGGCGAGCACGTCCACGTCTTCCACCTCAACCACGACGACAAGGTGCTCGCCTTCCACCGTTGGGAGAACGGCGGGCCGGGCGATGACGTGGTGGTCATCGTGAACCTGGGCCACCGCGCCTTCTCCGGGTACTCGCTGGGTTTGCCGTCGGACGGCCCGTGGCGGGTGCGCTTCAACAGCGACTGGCAGGGCTATTCGCCGGACTTCAGCAACACGCCCGTCCACGACGTCTGGGGCGAGTGGAGCGGAAGGGATGGCATGCCCGCGAGCGGCCAGCTATCCATTGGGGCCTACAGCGCGGTCATCCTCTCGAGGGACCGCGGATAG